The Coffea arabica cultivar ET-39 chromosome 9e, Coffea Arabica ET-39 HiFi, whole genome shotgun sequence genome has a window encoding:
- the LOC140014722 gene encoding uncharacterized protein — MEELPSVLWSYRTTPRSATQETPFSLTYGSEAVVPAELITPNPRMAAYAAEVNEEERRVDLDLAEEKRDMAAAKVAIYKNILTGYYNARVKHLRFSPGDLVLRKNSVSRAEPQEKLNPKWEGPYRVIESSQNGYCKLAYRDGSRVPRTWHAENLKLYYP; from the coding sequence ATGGAAGAGCTCCCCAGCGTGCTGTGGTCCTACCGAACCACGCCGAGGTCAGCAACTCAAGAAACACCGTTCTCTCTAACTTATGGATCCGAGGCTGTCGTTCCGGCCGAGCTCATCACTCCCAACCCGCGAATGGCCGCGTACGCTGCCGAGGTCAACGAAGAGGAGCGACGGGTTGATCTCGACCTCGCCGAGGAGAAGCGCGATATGGCTGCGGCCAAAGTTGctatttataaaaatatcctAACTGGTTATTACAATGCTCGGGTCAAACACCTAAGGTTCAGTCCAGGAGACCTGGTACTCCGGAAGAATTCGGTTAGCCGAGCTGAACCCCAGGAAAAACTTAACCCCAAGTGGGAGGGACCCTACCGTGTTATTGAGTCCAGCCAAAATGGATATTGTAAACTGGCTTACCGAGATGGTTCGCGTGTGCCCCGAACTTGGCATGCTGAGAACCTTAAGTTGTATTACCCTTGA
- the LOC140014767 gene encoding uncharacterized protein yields MAEDLVLDTAIRDWVLIPLSVVMVLIGVLRYFVSKLMRSSSQLPDPKIVKEGQVIIRARNLRAAANFIPAKSFRARKVYYSNEENGLLFVPKGQAQNAQAQMFSDPNMAMDMMKKNLSMIIPQTLTFAWVNFFFSGFVAAKIPFPLTQRFRSMLQNGIDLSTVDVSYVSSRSWYFLNLFGLRGLFSLILGEENATDDTQRMMQMSGFGMDPSKSLSAEKDGLDIVQHEWALPKFEQRAEAVLRKLVS; encoded by the exons atggCGGAGGATTTGGTACTGGACACGGCGATAAGGGACTGGGTGTTGATACCACTATCGGTGGTGATGGTCCTAATCGGAGTCCTCCGCTACTTCGTCTCTAAGCTCATGCGTAGTTCTTCCCAATTGCCCGATCCTAAGATAGTCAAAGAAGG GCAGGTGATTATTAGGGCTAGGAATTTAAGGGCTGCTGCCAATTTTATCCCTGCCAAGTCCTTTCGTGCTCGTAAAGTTTACTACAGCAATGAG GAAAATGGACTGTTATTCGTGCCCAAGGGCCAAGCTCAAAATGCACAGGCACAAATGTTTTCTGACCCCAACATGGCTATGGATATGATGAAGAAGAATCTTTCAATGATCATACCACAG ACTCTAACTTTCGCGTGGGTCAACTTTTTCTTCTCGGGTTTTGTAGCAG CAAAGATACCGTTTCCACTGACACAGAGGTTCAGATCAATGTTACAGAATGGTATCGATTTGAGTACTGTTGATGTCAGCTATGTCAGCAGCCGCTCATG GTATTTCCTCAACCTGTTTGGGCTAAGGGGCTTGTTCAGTCTTATTTTGGGAGAGGAAAATG CAACTGATGACACACAACGGATGATGCAAATGAGTGGGTTTGGTATGGATCCTTCTAAG AGTTTGAGTGCCGAGAAAGATGGTCTAGATATAGTCCAGCATGAATGGGCCTTGCCGAAATTTGAGCAGCGGGCGGAAGCAGTTTTGAGGAAACTCGTCAGCTAA
- the LOC140014723 gene encoding uncharacterized protein — MKPTRSKSRKALTIGAEQSNAASQEDISEGQGPPRTQPANEEAITRMAEFVTENPNIFEELGKYLKRQGKQKAESSKRKSDGSPEGSSEEESDGRRLSRSASKRAFSKATSKVASLTKAFSRGLLGRRPEEEPRPLGIPGMNYMRAPPFTDDINEERFPPNFKLPAIPSYDGRGDPEDHIHAFISAFRLYCIPYPVICRAFPVFLQGTARKWFWGLEPRSISTLGGLVERFLHRFISSRPTTRTSAYLLNMQQNPGESLRSYVQRFHEESVQIPDPNEQVTIAAFTHGLVSGVFNTGIHKKYPRTLHELWLKVEKGIQAEDLNRMKKEDCNDLKREIENLIRQGHLKQFIRLSGGHPRDENQRDKRGDQLQDERRTSRTSCRPPEDPRESKRPPGDGSSGQGLGYGPNIAGVINTIAGGPTGGDSQNSRKRTYRQANPDQAESSSRLSEVITYGPSDPIPAASSSHEALVIEILTNNYIVKKVYIDPGSSVDVMYLRTFESLKLARECMTPVRTPLVGFGRHIVHPEGMVTLTVTVGRHPRCRTIPVNFVVVKTDSPYNLLLGRPTLNALRAVYSTYHLSFKFPTPEGVAEVSSDVCAARECYLATLQAASPSTSGARPERKSNILSIDSIDPQRAEKIPRLETGDEVEEFPLDPTKPDQTIRVGTRLPNLVKRGMVSLLREYRDVFAWAAEEVQGVPHHLMIHELNVDPQIRPVKQKRRHIGPERSRAVGEEVDKLLPAKIIREVQYPTWLSNPVMVKKDTGVWRMCVDFTDLNKTCPKDCYPLPKVDTLVDSAMGYEVLCFFDAFKGYHQIGMSPKDQEKTSFYTDRGTYCYTTMPFGLKNAGATYQRLVNQAFKSQIGRMVEAYVDDILLKSRTTSTFLADLKEVLEVFRKTRMMLNPKKCVLGVTSGKFLGYLVSRRGIEANPDKVKAIQEMSPPRCVRDVQRLTGRLAALNRFLSHSASKALPFFKVFKKANNFSWTEECQQAFEQLKEYLNHLPTLTSPRPGDKLILYLSAAAEAVSAVLIREEGVQTPVYYVSRVLRGPETRYTQEEKLVLALIHAAHRIKPYFLAHPVCLRTDQPLRQVLSRPETSGRLTKWAIELGEYDLSYEPRTAIIAQALADFLAELTFEEVNGTIPATTQAVTSSTAEPQRWTLHVDGSSNSEGSGASLLLEDPQEEICSYALRFDFAASNNEAEYEAVIAGLQLARKLGAAHIMVYSDSQLVVCQILGEYEAREEVMHRYLSKRIPRSQNRRADALSRLASTSFSDLNKTVLVEVLAEPGYEGEEVYPIYPGDTWMGPLVRFLSRGELPEDRAESRKLQRKAARYAFRQGLLYKRSYLGPWLRCITPEEGDRILQDIHEGLCGAYVGFRMLVKKALLLGYFWPTMRVDAQVMVLCCPSCQHHAPEHHQPTNLMIPITSSWPFEQWGTDIIGPFPRAPGGYTYVVVAVDYFTK, encoded by the exons ATGAAGCCTACGCGTTCTAAGAGTAGAAAAGCTCTCACCATTGGTGCTGAGCAAAGCAATGCAGCTTCACAAGAAGACATATCTGAAGGGCAGGGGCCTCCAAGGACCCAGCCCGCAAACGAAGAAGCCATCACTCGTATGGCCGAGTTTGTAACCGAGAACCCCAACATCTTTGAGGAGTTGGGAAAATATTTAAAGAGGCAAGGCAAGCAGAAGGCTGAGTCCTCTAAAAGAAAGTCAGATGGATCTCCTGAAGGTTCATCTGAAGAGGAGTCTGATGGGAGGCGCCTAAGCCGGAGTGCGTCGAAACGAGCGTTTTCCAAGGCCACCTCCAAGGTAGCCTCCCTAACTAAGGCCTTTTCTCGAGGTCTCCTGGGGCGACGACCTGAGGAAGAACCTCGGCCCCTGGGAATACCTGGGATGAATTATATGAGGGCCCCGCCTTTTACCGACGACATTAACGAGGAAAGGTTTCCTCCAAACTTCAAGCTGCCCGCGATACCGTCTTATGACGGCCGAGGTGATCCCGAGGATCACATTCATGCCTTCATCTCGGCCTTCCGCTTATACTGCATCCCTTACCCCGTCATATGCCGAGCCTTCCCAGTATTCCTCCAGGGGACAGCTCGAAAATGGTTCTGGGGATTAGAACCTAGGAGCATCTCAACCCTGGGAGGACTGGTGGAAAGATTTCTCCATAGGTTTATTTCATCCCGACCTACGACCCGAACCTCGGCTTATCTGCTGAACATGCAGCAGAACCCGGGTGAGTCACTTCGGTCGTATGTTCAGAGGTTCCATGAAGAAAGCGTGCAGATACCTGATCCTAATGAGCAGGTCACCATCGCCGCTTTCACCCATGGGCTCGTTTCCGGGGTGTTCAACACGGGGATTCACAAGAAATATCCCCGCACCCTCCACGAGCTGTGGTTAAAGGTTGAGAAGGGCATACAAGCCGAAGATCTCAACCGCATGAAAAAGGAG GACTGCAACGATCTCAAGAGAGAGATCGAGAACCTCATTAGACAAGGCCACCTCAAGCAGTTCATCCGCCTAAGTGGAGGTCATCCGCGTGATGAGAATCAACGTGATAAACGAGGTGACCAACTCCAAGATGAGAGGCGGACGTCGAGAACCAGTTGTCGACCTCCTGAGGATCCTAGGGAGTCGAAGAGGCCACCCGGAGACGGATCCTCAGGTCAAGGATTAGGATATGGACCAAATATTGCCGGAGTCATCAACACCATTGCCGGAGGTCCGACGGGAGGAGATAGTCAAAACTCCCGGAAGAGGACCTACAGACAAGCCAACCCGGATCAGGCTGAGTCGAGCTCTCGCCTGTCCGAGGTGATTACTTACGGGCCCAGTGATCCCATCCCAGCTGCCTCCAGCAGTCATGAAGCTTTGGTGATTGAAATCCTCACCAATAACTACATCGTGAAAAAGGTATACATTGACCCGGGGAGTTCAGTTGACGTCATGTACCTCCGTACCTTTGAGAGCCTTAAACTGGCCAGGGAGTGCATGACCCCGGTGAGAACCCCTCTTGTCGGGTTCGGGAGACACATTGTGCACCCCGAAGGGATGGTGACTTTGACAGTGACTGTAGGGCGTCACCCCCGCTGCAGAACCATCCCCGTCAACTTCGTAGTGGTCAAGACTGACTCCCCATACAACTTACTCCTAGGCCGACCTACACTTAATGCTTTGCGGGCAGTATACTCCACCTATCACCTAAGCTTTAAGTTTCCTACTCCAGAGGGGGTAGCCGAGGTCAGCAGCGACGTCTGCGCTGCCCGGGAGTGTTATCTCGCCACTCTACAAGCAGCCTCCCCGTCCACCTCCGGAGCAAGGCCCGAGAGGAAGTCAAATATCCTCTCAATAGATAGCATCGATCCTCAGCGAGCTGAGAAGATCCCGAGGCTGGAGACTGGGGATGAGGTGGAAGAATTCCCTCTGGACCCCACGAAGCCTGATCAAACGATTCGGGTCGGTACCCGATTGCCCAATCTTGTCAAAAGAGGTATGGTGAGCCTCCTCAGAGAATACCGGGACGTCTTTGCTTGGGCCGCAGAGGAGGTTCAAGGGGTCCCGCATCACCTCATGATACATGAGTTGAACGTCGACCCCCAAATCCGCCCGGTCAAACAGAAAAGAAGGCACATCGGCCCTGAGCGTAGCCGAGCTGTTGGCGAAGAGGTGGACAAGCTCCTCCCTGCAAAGATCATCCGGGAGGTCCAATATCCGACCTGGTTATCCAACCCGGTCATGGTAAAGAAGGACACTGGGGTTTGGAGAATGTGCGTCGACTTCACCGACCTTAACAAAACTTGTCCCAAGGATTGCTACCCGTTGCCCAAGGTCGATACCTTGGTGGACTCGGCAATGGGTTATGAGGTCCTCTGCTTCTTTGATGCCTTCAAAGGGTACCACCAGATCGGAATGAGTCCGAAGGATCAGGAAAAGACCTCCTTCTACACTGACCGAGGCACATATTGCTACACCACTATGCCTTTCGGATTGAAGAACGCCGGGGCCACATACCAACGCTTGGTTAACCAAGCCTTTAAGTCTCAGATCGGCCGGATGGTTGAGGCCTACGTAGATGATATCCTCCTCAAAAGTCGGACAACCTCCACATTCCTTGCCGACCTGAAAGAAGTCCTGGAAGTCTTTCGGAAGACGCGAATGATGCTAAACCCCAAGAAGTGTGTCCTGGGGGTAACTTCGGGGAAGTTTTTGGGCTACCTCGTCTCCAGGCGAGGTATTGAAGCAAATCCAGACAAGGTGAAAGCAATTCAAGAAATGTCTCCACCTCGGTGCGTCCGCGATGTCCAAAGGTTGACGGGGCGGTTGGCCGCCCTGAATCGATTCCTATCGCATTCAGCCTCCAAGGCATTGCCATTTTTCAAAGTCTTCAAAAAGGCCAACAACTTCTCCTGGACTGaagagtgtcaacaggcgtttgAGCAACTAAAGGAGTACCTCAACCACCTCCCAACACTCACTTCACCTCGCCCAGGGGACAAGTTAATCTTGTACCTATCTGCTGCCGCTGAAGCTGTAAGTGCCGTACTGATAAGGGAGGAAGGTGTCCAAACACCTGTTTATTATGTTAGCCGAGTCCTCCGAGGTCCGGAGACCAGGTACACTCAGGAGGAGAAACTTGTGCTGGCCTTAATTCATGCAGCTCATAGGATTAAGCCCTACTTCCTGGCCCATCCCGTCTGCCTGAGGACAGACCAACCACTTCGGCAGGTCCTATCGCGACCGGAAACCTCTGGACGCCTCACCAAGTGGGCCATCGAGCTGGGAGAATACGACTTATCCTATGAGCCTCGCACGGCAATTATAGCCCAGGCTCTCGCGGATTTCCTTGCCGAGCTTACTTTTGAGGAAGTGAATGGGACCATCCCGGCTACTACCCAAGCTGTCACCTCGTCCACCGCCGAGCCTCAACGATGGACCTTGCATGTGGATGGCTCATCCAATAGTGAGGGTAGTGGAGCCAGCTTGCTCCTCGAAGATCCCCAAGAAGAAATTTGCTCGTATGCCTTGAGGTTTGATTTTGCTGCTTCCAACAATGAGGCCGAATACGAAGCAGTCATCGCCGGCCTGCAGTTAGCTCGCAAGCTCGGGGCCGCGCATATCATGGTCTATAGCGACTCTCAACTCGTCGTGTGCCAAATATTAGGCGAATACGAGGCCAGGGAAGAGGTGATGCATCGATACCTCTCCAAG AGGATACCACGGTCACAGAACAGGAGAGCTGATGCTCTCTCCCGGCTCGCTTCTACCTCTTTTTCTGACCTGAACAAAACGGTCCTTGTAGAAGTTCTAGCCGAACCGGGGTACGAAGGGGAAGAGGTGTATCCCATCTACCCTGGGGACACCTGGATGGGACCGCTAGTTCGATTCCTCAGCCGAGGTGAACTCCCCGAAGATCGAGCTGAGTCACGCAAACTTCAGCGTAAAGCAGCTCGGTACGCCTTTCGACAGGGCCTCTTGTACAAGAGGTCCTACCTCGGCCCATGGCTACGATGTATCACCCCAGAAGAAGGCGATAGAATTCTTCAAGACATTCATGAGGGACTCTGTGGTGCCTACGTCGGTTTCAGGATGCTCGTGAAAAAGGCTTTGTTGTTGGGGTACTTTTGGCCCACCATGAGGGTAGATGCCCAGGTTATGGTCCTTTGCTGTCCTTCTTGTCAGCACCATGCCCCTGAGCACCACCAACCAACCAATCTTATGATTCCTATCACCTCGTCGTGGCCCTTCGAGCAGTGGGGAACTGACATAATCGGCCCATTTCCAAGGGCTCCGGGTGGTTATACCTACGTGGTGGTAGCAGTGGACTACTTCACCAAATGA
- the LOC140014534 gene encoding uncharacterized protein, translating to MISISFPFTCPTMPYEVPHQRLRQRACLSDRFHCFQSSSTNKLLPRDQGTLSVACKCSAQGLGSEADDRRALKTVLKLYKAIKNKNINELSDIIGEECLCNCNFVSTFQPFHGKEQVLGFFSSLMKNLGNNIEIVVQPTFHDGMNVGVSWKLEWGKDRVPLGKGLSFYTCHIYQGKVVINNVDMFLEPILHIEPLRLVSIVRLQFYFPVQCEWANLDVPQKTITSLTSAMDDICSRASFQGKAKAAMKIFFILFLVAALLYYLRHRF from the exons ATGATCTCTATTTCCTTTCCATTTACGTGCCCGACGATGCCGTACGAAGTACCACACCAACGCCTACGCCAAAGAGCATGCCTTTCGGACAGGTTTCACTGTTTTCAATCTTCTTCCACAAATAAGCTGCTGCCCAGAGACCAGGGTACATTGTCGGTGGCATGCAAATGCAGTGCTCAAGGATTAGGGTCAGAAGCTGATGATCGCAGAGCTCTGAAAACAGTTCTCAAGCTTTACAAGGCAATCAAGAATAAGAACATCAATGAACTGTCTGATATAATTGGAGAAGAATGCCTATGCAATTGCAATTTTGTCTCCACCTTCCAACCTTTTCATGGTAAGGAG CAAGTATTGGGATTCTTCTCTTCTCTCATGAAGAACTTGGGAAATAACATTGAAATCGTGGTGCAGCCGACGTTCCATGACGGAATGAATGTTGGTGTATCTTGGAAACTAG AATGGGGCAAGGATCGCGTCCCTCTGGGCAAAGGTCTGAGCTTCTACACTTGTCACATTTATCAGGGAAAGGTGGTCATAAA TAACGTAGATATGTTCTTGGAGCCAATCCTTCATATTGAGCCCCTCAGACTGGTGAGTATAGTTAGACTTCAATTTTACTTCCCAGTGCAATGTGAATGGGCTAACCTCGATGTTCCACAGAAAACAATTACATCATTGACGAGTGCCATGGACGACATCTGTTCCAGGGCTTCATTTCAAGGAAAGGCAAAAGCagcaatgaaaattttcttcattttatttctcGTGGCCGCATTACTGTACTATCTCAGGCATCGTTTCTAG